A stretch of the Dioscorea cayenensis subsp. rotundata cultivar TDr96_F1 chromosome 4, TDr96_F1_v2_PseudoChromosome.rev07_lg8_w22 25.fasta, whole genome shotgun sequence genome encodes the following:
- the LOC120258760 gene encoding LOW QUALITY PROTEIN: uncharacterized protein LOC120258760 (The sequence of the model RefSeq protein was modified relative to this genomic sequence to represent the inferred CDS: deleted 1 base in 1 codon) — protein MAISKKSKQKPRSRVLLLVITAIAIACFWLLYSSSIPSLGFSFSSPAAAVNWVENGTREKEDGMGSSGKYFVLGNRVDCPRKHCDSCEGLGHQESSLRCALEEALFLKRVFVMPSRMCINPIHNKKGILHHSSNATSEERWTANSCAMDSLYDLDLISETVPVILDNSKMWYRILSTSMKLGSRGLVHVEGTDKVDLRDNTIYSNVLLINHTASPLSWFMECKDRNNRSSITLPYSFLPKMAARKLRDAADKIKELLGDYDAIHVRRGDKIKTRKDRFGVDRTLHPHLDRDTRPEFIGRRIEKWIPKGHTLFIASNERTPSFFSPLSDRYRLAYSSNYSDILDQVVENNYQLFIIERLILAGAKTFVRTFKEDENDLSLTDDPKKNTKKWQIPVYTIDGEGS, from the exons ATGGCGATCTCGAAGAAGAGTAAGCAAAAGCCCAGATCTCGAGTCCTACTTCTCGTGATCACGGCCATCGCCATTGCTTGCTTCTGGCTTCTCTACTCCTCATCCATCCCTAGCTTGGGGTTCTCCTTCTCGTCGCCAGCGGCAGCGGTGAATTGGGTGGAGAATGGGACGCGGGAGAAG GAGGATGGGATGGGCTCGAGCGGAAAGTATTTTGTACTGGGGAACAGGGTTGATTGTCCCAGGAAGCATTGCGATTCTTGCGAGGGGTTGGGGCATCAGGAGTCCAGCCTCCGTTGCGCCCTCGAGGAGGCATTGTTCCTTAAGAG GGTGTTTGTGATGCCTTCAAGGATGTGCATTAACCCAATTCATAATAAGAAGGGGATCCTTCACCACTCTAGCAATGCGACTTCGGAAGAGAG ATGGACAGCCAATTCTTGTGCAATGGATTCTTTATATGATTTGGATCTCATATCAGAAACTGTTCCAGTGATCTTGGATAACTCAAAGATGTGGTATCGTATACTATCAACAAGCATGAAGTTGGGATCTCGGGGGTTGGTTCATGTGGAAGGTACGGATAAGGTTGATCTTAGAGACAACACTATTTACTCAAACGTTTTGCTGATAAATCATACGGCAAGTCCACTTTCATG GTTTATGGAGTGCAAAGATCGAAACAACCGCAGTTCTATCACTCTGCCATACTCATTTCTCCCAAAGATGGCTGCAAGAAAATTAAGAGATGCTGCAGATAAG ATTAAGGAACTCCTTGGTGATTATGATGCCATTCATGTGAGAAGGGGGGATaagataaaaacaagaaaagatagATTTGGAGTTGATCGGACCCTTCACCCTCATTTGGATAGAGATACACGACCTGAATTTATTGGAAGAAGAATTGAGAAATGGATTCCCAAGGGACATACACTCTTCATTGCTTCAAACGAGAGGACACCTAGCTTCTTTTCACCTCTTTCTGACAG ATATAGGCTGGCATATTCATCAAATTACAGTGACATCCTGGACCAGGTGGTAGAAAACAATTATCAGCTGTTCATTATTGAGAGGTTAATTTTAGCTGGTGCCAAAACCTTTGTCCGGACATTTAAAGAAGATGAGAATGATCTCAGCCTTACTGATGACCCTAAGAAGAACACGAAGAAATGGCAAATACCAGTTTATACCATTGATGGTGAAGGAAGTTAA